Part of the Plectropomus leopardus isolate mb chromosome 7, YSFRI_Pleo_2.0, whole genome shotgun sequence genome, AAGTCTGCTACAACATGATTTTGACTTTGattttaaccctaaccctttttttaaataaaggtgtGTCTTAAAGATAATGATGTATATTAAAGTTTCAACTATGCATCAGTAATATTAGCTTATTGGccttaaaaacaatattttggtCTAGATTCTTGTTTAGAACACCTCAAGTGCAAATGGTCATTATAGATATTTGAAATAGTTGGAGAAATATAAGCAGTGAGAGTGATTGCAGGAAATTTTGGAATAGTGATGTAGTTatgcatgttttaatttttgtgctCTTTTATATCCTTGTTCTTCATGTCTCAGAGGCTTTTGCCAATGCTCATTTTGTGCATCACGCATGCATGCTTTAATTTATGTGTTCTCATACTCTTCATCAACATATTTCCTCTTAATCCGaccttgtttttaaataaatggctGCATTATGACTAATACCACTACATTcgctctttttgtttttctgtcctaTTTTCTCTTGCTGCATATCATTATTTGATGCTGCAATGACCCACTTTTACAGTCTGAATTATCTCATCTGACGTGTTTACTTTGTTCCTTTTCAACTGCTAGCACCACCTTCCACTCCTAAGATTTACCTTCAGATTCCCTCGGACCCCCAGACTGGTCAGTGGGCTCTCTTCTGTCTCACCGGGGGATTCCACCCCAGCGAGCTTACCCTCACCTGGACCTACCAGAGCACAGCGGCAAATATCGACCACCTGTCAGTCAGCAATTGCACCCTCCCTGCAGTTAACCCTCATGGTTACCTGTCTGAACAGCCGGCTGACAGAGCCCTGCTGTCCTCAGATTGGTTGGTGGACTCCAAGCTGCCGAACCATCCAAAGTGCTTCCAGGTGATGGACAGCCACAGCCAGAAAGCGTATCtcttcagtgtgtttttccTCCCACAGAAGGAGTCATTGGAAACAGGGATCACCTTCACCTGTGGGGTGCAGGACCACCCTGCCATAACCACGGCTCTGACTGCCTCCTTCACCTGgggtaaataaaaaagaggaatcgatttcatttcattttcaaaatattataattttatatggTAGAAATTTGTCTTGGAGGCAGTGGTGCAAAGAGCCGCtgactgaattattttttttccacctttgaTTTCCGTTTGGTAGTTTTCTTAAAATGATATCATAAATATtctgcagcattaaaaaaaaggactatATGCAACTATATAACAGCcaccagtttttttgttttagagaaatcatgttttttcttacaTCATTTTGGTATGACAGCTGCTTctaaatatcacaaatcactgCAGTAGAAAATGAGGAGTCATTgcgaactgaaaaaaaacaaacaaactctggacgtACTTGCTGAATTCATCTAATTGACCCAGAATCTGAAAGTGAACTGATTTGAAATGCTGAATGCATTTTCAGGTTTATACAAAGTCTAACCTTTGGCTTCAGCTTGCCATTAGCCCGCTGAAATATTCATCCAAAGTTCTCCTTAAAAAGAATTAGTGGGCACCTTGGGGCAGTGGAAACAAGTTGTATacacaacactgacacattaTCTCCAAAcggcaacctccagggctgaaaaaagAAGCTATAGTACAAGTGTCAACCTGggtgcagttccttgaatggccacttgagttTTAAGTTTACTTTCCCAACTTTTCAAATGGTTATGGTCTCActagctaattttaacattcatgacaagtGTATGggcataacattttttataactcacctgtttaaatTTATTAGGGCTCGAATTTACTTATGTAAACATAAGTAACTTCGAGGTTGGGGCCCAGTGGCATAGTGGaagttgatgaggtgggtgtatTACTGGGGAGATGGGTGGGCTACCGAGATGGAAATAGATGTTCTTCCCTATATATTCCTATGTCTTTTTGGCTAATACTCAGGTATACTGCAAACAGCCAGAAAAGATGGTGGGTATGCCCCGTACACTTGCGTATACATTCCACTGCACCGCTGGTGGggctgtctgtgaggcgtcTCTATGGTCTTTAAGGTAGATCCACGCCTTGATAATCCAACTCCACGCCCTCTTCCAAATATGGCTCCAAAAAGACAAGCTGGCAAGAGTCAGAATGTAATCTCAAGGCTTCAGTTGGTGACATCACTGTGGCtatatgtcagttttttttaatgcagtcttTTATGATCTCCTTTAAAAATTGATAGTAACAGTTGATAATTTCCACATCCAGCAGCTATGGAGCACCATTAGCATTCACGTGGAGTTGTGATTTTAGCCTCTTGACAAAAATAGGTCAATTATTAACCCtcctttaactctttaactgTAAAACCCAAGACTATGCTCACTTGCTAGTTGCTCATTTTGTCCGTCTGCTGTATGTTGCTGGACAGGTACTATAAACTAAAAGTTGATAAAGAAACTAAAAGGTTTTTGATAATTCTGTGTGGATTTATCAGTACATTCATATTGTACGTCATTCGTCTAGTCACTCAATCCATTATTAACATAAAAGTATTGATCAGAGGAGCTCTAAGTTTTTATGTACACAGACTTGTTCCTTTGACTGTATAATCTCATGCAGTTGCTCAACTCTTGCACTGATAGAGATTTTCTTGCCTTAGAAGTGCTACAACTGCAATTCACCCAACCTTGTAGAAAATAAGCAGGACCGTTGCTTCTGGAAACCTGCATGTCCAAAACACTTCTCTCCACTTTGCTAGTCTACAGGCAACTTCTCTCCAAATAACGCAGTCTGTACCGACACAGAGTTCAGGGACGACAGGGCCTCACATACCACAAGCTGCTTGTTCAGTGTTTGCCCTACTTGACTGTTAATGTGGGTCAGACATCGATCATTCCAAGGCAACAGATTGCCTGCAATACTGCATACTTGAACAAATTAATGATTTTCCCAATCAATGTTTAAACACCTCTCCTCCCAGCGAGGAGGCGAATGTCCATCAACCAAAGCCAGTTCAACCTTCCTGATTTAATTCTGTCGTGCTCAATAACGTGATAAGTCAGTGCTAATCAGTGTTgctctttcctgtttttttcttttcgctCTACTTTCCAGATGCCTCCCCTAACGAGCTGATTGTGTACTTGAACATTCTCAAGatgtgtttcctctctgcaATGACCGCCATCTTTTTATTGGAAGGTAAATGCGAGTAAACCTCTTAGCATGAATTACAggaagttgttaaaaaaacaatatttaatttatgtcaTCTTGCTCTCAACAGCAGTCAAACATTACTGTGTGCAGGGAAAATGTGAGTACAATATTCCTCTCTGCCTTTggtaaacagacacacatacgCATACACACGGGGCTGTTTTTTGTACTGCCTTATCCCTGTAACCTATCGTACATTGTTAGAAAAAAGTCAACACTGACGCAATAACCAATTATTGTCTTCCaggaaatacaaaattaaatgggagagaaaacaaaaaaagcaccgCCGGGTGCTCAGTGCCGCTGATCTCTGCAGGCCAACCTTTGACAAACAACATCGCACGAACCAAGTCGAGAGTCATCACTGAAAAACGAGAATTAACTCTGACTGAACAATTAATTCTGCACTATCAGTAAATGTTTAGTAtaatccccctctctctgtatTTGAAAGTTTCTAAACCTCTTGCTGTATATTCTGCTTGACtttcacatactgtatatcctCTAAATATCGATGCAGTGCTGATTTCTTTCTGCACATCAAAGCTGTTTATCTCTATAACTCTTTATCACTGTGGCGTGCTGACTAGTGTGTTTTTGGATCTGTTCATTGTGCCAGTGGCTGGTAGTTCGCACATCTTAGTCATTCACTTGGGGTCTGTGTGTCAGAATGAATGCTTCATGCATGATCCACCTGTCAAACTGATACAGTGATCAGCTCAACCTCCGCACAGGCGTAATCCTCACAAAACAGGATTACAGCCGATGCCAGTGCTTGCTTGTGTGATAGCATTGTTTACATGCTCGGTGTGTGGGGTAAGATCTTGATTCACGTGTTGGGGGaagttcattttaaatttaggtCTGCCCACACTGCTAAGTGCACCACATCCTGCCAGAATGAATGACCTTTAGATGATGTATCtcataaaaaactttttgccTAATTTAGTTGCTAATGCTCACAATTAATCCTTCTTTTAAgaacttttactattttttacaaatgttattatgtattaaaacaacccaatcaccagaaaaaaatgttgccattgtacgTTTCTCCAACTTTGGGTATATTACATGTGAACATTATTATGTAGATACATGAGATACACTGAAATGTAAATTCAGTGTAAAAACATCACTGTGGTTCGTGTGTTGTCAAGTTTGGGCACAAAAGCCATTTGGttataattagaaaaaagtcctgttttggcttaaaatacccaggtTTAatggcactatcctggcagaaaacacaatgatttaatcataaaaaaacaaacactttttgggGCTCTATTGccacaggaaaaaacagcaactggttgaaaaaaaacacccacgtcTCGAGGCTGAAAAGCCACAAGGTAAATTATTGACAAGGTGATAAAacacacccacatttggtgcccaaaaagctgctttaaaaacagagacagttggttaaaaaaacaccagtgtTTGGGGGCTAAAAAGTCACGAGAAACACAGcaatcattgtgttttgttgtttgttgttgttgttgttgtttgttggtctcaaacggTGGTAAGCAGCTCAGCAGGCGTCTCGCTGAagtgtcatgccatcca contains:
- the LOC121946280 gene encoding uncharacterized protein LOC121946280, whose translation is MKLDKQLIPKSSRQSVVEKNQTSSLVISEVTLEDSGWYYCEVNVLQKDPEWGNGTELVVLAPPSTPKIYLQIPSDPQTGQWALFCLTGGFHPSELTLTWTYQSTAANIDHLSVSNCTLPAVNPHGYLSEQPADRALLSSDWLVDSKLPNHPKCFQVMDSHSQKAYLFSVFFLPQKESLETGITFTCGVQDHPAITTALTASFTWDASPNELIVYLNILKMCFLSAMTAIFLLEAVKHYCVQGK